A genomic window from Microbacterium sp. H1-D42 includes:
- a CDS encoding DUF4129 domain-containing protein, which yields MIALLAAADVFIPDGDEARQWAEDELAKAQYQAAKPNWFDQLAADIFEWMMGLLRGDGPAGATPIAMTVIVVVIIAALVVALLVWGRPRASRTVRRRTDLLGERDDRSAAQLRAEAERRAKAQDWDGAVVLRFRALARGMLERDLIDPAPGATAQGIAREAAVAFPGFRDRLHDAATSFDAVRYLGSPADAEDYRLLAATDDAVRTAAPATAAAAGQAVPA from the coding sequence GTGATCGCACTGCTCGCTGCCGCCGACGTCTTCATCCCCGACGGTGACGAAGCACGCCAGTGGGCCGAGGATGAGCTGGCCAAGGCCCAGTACCAGGCGGCGAAGCCGAACTGGTTCGACCAGCTCGCCGCCGACATCTTCGAGTGGATGATGGGTCTGCTGCGTGGCGACGGTCCGGCCGGAGCGACGCCGATCGCGATGACGGTCATCGTGGTCGTCATCATCGCGGCGCTGGTGGTCGCGCTGCTGGTGTGGGGACGTCCTCGGGCGTCGCGCACCGTGCGCAGACGCACCGATCTGCTCGGCGAGCGTGACGACCGCTCTGCCGCACAGCTCCGCGCCGAGGCAGAACGCAGGGCGAAGGCGCAGGACTGGGACGGCGCTGTCGTGCTGCGCTTCCGCGCGCTCGCCCGCGGCATGCTCGAGCGCGACTTGATCGATCCAGCTCCCGGCGCGACAGCGCAGGGCATCGCGCGTGAGGCCGCCGTGGCTTTTCCCGGATTCCGCGATCGGCTGCACGATGCCGCCACGTCATTCGACGCCGTGCGCTACCTCGGCAGTCCTGCGGACGCCGAGGACTACCGGCTACTCGCGGCCACCGACGACGCCGTGCGCACCGCCGCACCGGCGACTGCCGCCGCTGCAGGCCAGGCGGTGCCCGCATGA
- a CDS encoding MoxR family ATPase produces the protein MTPDEALRQAMHRVRTEVDKAVIGQAGTVTGLLVALLARGHVLLEGVPGVAKTLVVRSFARAVGLDTKRVQFTPDLMPGDVTGSLVYDARTGEFEFRQGPVFTNILLADEINRTPPKTQAALLEAMEERQVSADGESRPLPDPFLVAATQNPIEHEGTYTLPEAQLDRFLMKLVVGMPERDAEVSVLRLHADGFSPRLLTGISAVVSADEIRAAQEAAARVQVNDDVLGYVVDLARATRMSPSVELGASPRASTALLAAAKAWAWLNSSAAVTPDHVQTMLMPVWRHRVQLRPDAQMEGVTPDAVLQSVVQQTRVPI, from the coding sequence ATGACCCCTGACGAGGCGCTGCGCCAGGCGATGCATCGTGTGCGCACCGAGGTCGACAAGGCCGTCATCGGCCAGGCCGGCACCGTCACCGGCCTGCTGGTCGCCCTGCTCGCCAGGGGGCACGTGCTGCTGGAAGGCGTGCCAGGAGTCGCGAAGACCCTGGTCGTGCGCAGCTTCGCCCGAGCGGTCGGGCTCGACACCAAGCGCGTGCAGTTCACCCCCGACCTGATGCCGGGCGACGTCACCGGCTCGCTGGTGTACGACGCCCGCACCGGTGAGTTCGAGTTCCGCCAGGGGCCGGTGTTCACGAACATCCTGCTCGCCGACGAGATCAACCGCACGCCTCCCAAGACCCAGGCAGCTCTGCTGGAGGCCATGGAGGAGCGCCAGGTGTCGGCCGACGGCGAGAGCCGCCCGCTGCCTGATCCGTTCCTGGTCGCTGCGACCCAGAACCCGATCGAGCACGAGGGCACGTACACGCTGCCAGAGGCACAGCTGGACCGTTTCCTGATGAAGCTGGTGGTGGGGATGCCAGAGCGCGACGCCGAGGTGTCGGTGCTGCGCCTGCACGCCGACGGGTTCTCGCCACGACTGCTGACCGGCATCAGCGCTGTCGTCAGCGCTGACGAGATCCGCGCGGCACAGGAGGCCGCCGCCCGCGTGCAGGTCAACGACGATGTGCTCGGCTACGTCGTCGACCTGGCTCGAGCCACGCGGATGTCGCCGTCGGTCGAGCTCGGCGCAAGCCCCCGGGCATCGACCGCGCTGCTGGCGGCCGCGAAGGCCTGGGCGTGGCTGAACAGCTCCGCAGCTGTCACCCCGGACCACGTGCAGACCATGCTGATGCCGGTGTGGCGTCATCGTGTGCAACTGCGGCCGGATGCGCAGATGGAGGGCGTGACGCCCGACGCCGTGCTGCAGTCGGTCGTGCAGCAGACCCGGGTGCCGATCTGA
- the mtrB gene encoding MtrAB system histidine kinase MtrB codes for MWRSARQWPDSLGSVWRHSMRFRATAITLLLTSLAIFIICVVMALVIRSDLFESRKDEALHNARAAVSQAQILLDSAQVGDDRAQIQSVWLEAQNVLGRSASSDRIVGFLAETQGDGYTPVGFGSQNLSAAQISTKLQTRVREVQGRQAWQSIALPQEDGSTTAGIVVGQPLTFRDVAEYDVYIAYDLADADETLLFVQRTLWFAGITLVALIAGISWLVLRSVSTPIIEAAETSARLAAGDLEVRLPVHGEDELATLGRSFNAMADSIEAQIGELAELSLVQQRFVSDVSHELRTPLTTIRLAAEMINDQKDEFDPTTARTAELLHTQVQRFELLLSDLLEISRYDAGSVQLEIEATSLAQLAEDIVDELRPLATTRDAELRLVAPGGYSPVDMDPRRVRRVLRNLVGNAIEHGESKPVVITVDSNQFAVAVGVRDFGLGMRPEDAERVFDRFWRADPSRKRTIGGTGLGLSIALGDARLHGGTLEVWSELGVGTNFVLTIPRVDSMPQGQGPVPLEPQETLIDLGDVTQPITVYTDLAAGHEQGERS; via the coding sequence ATCTGGCGCTCTGCGCGCCAGTGGCCCGACTCCCTCGGGTCGGTGTGGCGGCATTCGATGCGCTTCAGGGCCACCGCGATCACACTGCTCCTCACCTCGCTCGCCATCTTCATCATCTGCGTCGTGATGGCGCTCGTGATCCGCAGCGACCTCTTCGAATCCCGCAAGGACGAGGCCCTGCACAACGCCCGCGCGGCCGTGTCACAGGCGCAGATCCTGCTCGACTCCGCGCAGGTCGGCGATGACCGTGCCCAGATCCAGTCGGTGTGGCTCGAGGCGCAGAACGTGCTCGGACGATCCGCCTCCTCTGACCGCATCGTCGGCTTCCTCGCCGAGACCCAGGGCGACGGGTACACGCCGGTGGGCTTCGGCAGCCAGAATCTCAGCGCCGCACAGATCAGCACCAAGCTGCAGACCCGCGTGCGCGAGGTGCAGGGGCGCCAGGCCTGGCAGTCGATCGCTCTGCCTCAGGAGGACGGATCGACGACGGCCGGCATCGTCGTGGGGCAGCCGCTGACATTCCGCGACGTCGCAGAGTACGACGTGTACATCGCCTACGACCTGGCGGATGCCGACGAGACCCTGCTGTTCGTGCAGCGCACCCTCTGGTTCGCCGGCATCACACTGGTGGCGCTGATCGCGGGCATCTCGTGGCTGGTCCTGCGCTCTGTGTCGACCCCGATCATCGAGGCGGCCGAGACCAGTGCGAGGCTTGCAGCGGGCGACCTGGAAGTGCGTCTGCCGGTGCACGGAGAGGACGAGCTGGCCACCCTCGGCCGGTCGTTCAACGCGATGGCCGACAGCATCGAGGCGCAGATCGGCGAACTCGCCGAGCTCTCACTCGTGCAGCAGCGCTTCGTCTCGGATGTCTCACACGAGCTGCGGACGCCGCTGACGACCATCCGCCTGGCCGCCGAGATGATCAACGACCAGAAGGACGAATTCGACCCGACCACCGCACGCACCGCCGAGTTGCTGCACACCCAGGTGCAGCGGTTCGAACTGCTGCTCTCGGATCTGCTCGAGATCAGCCGCTACGACGCCGGATCGGTGCAGCTCGAGATCGAGGCGACCAGTCTCGCCCAGCTCGCAGAAGACATCGTCGACGAACTGCGCCCGCTTGCCACCACGCGCGATGCAGAACTGCGGTTGGTCGCACCTGGCGGGTACTCGCCGGTGGACATGGACCCCCGCCGGGTCCGAAGGGTGCTGCGCAACCTGGTCGGCAACGCGATCGAACACGGTGAGAGCAAGCCGGTCGTCATCACTGTCGACAGCAATCAGTTCGCTGTCGCGGTCGGCGTGCGCGATTTCGGTCTCGGCATGCGCCCAGAAGACGCCGAACGGGTCTTCGACCGGTTCTGGCGCGCCGATCCGTCCCGCAAGCGGACCATCGGCGGCACCGGCCTCGGCCTGTCGATCGCTCTGGGCGACGCGCGGCTGCACGGCGGCACACTCGAGGTGTGGTCAGAGCTCGGGGTCGGCACGAACTTCGTGCTCACCATTCCTCGCGTCGATTCCATGCCGCAGGGTCAGGGTCCGGTGCCGCTCGAGCCGCAGGAGACCCTGATCGATCTCGGAGATGTCACCCAGCCGATCACGGTGTACACCGACCTGGCAGCCGGTCACGAGCAGGGGGAGCGCTCATGA
- a CDS encoding phosphoribosyltransferase family protein, with protein sequence MRTDHWLRLAREALAFLLAATCPGCDHPGTLLCAECRMLFAPRPQRLTTPQGLPVHAALVYEGVVARSIRRLKEDGATMLARPLGAAMEDILDEVASGAVIVPVPTSRAAFRRRGYRVPELLVRRAAQRSQRMLVAARRTGDQRGLGRDARARNVAGSMRARRTLPRDARVVIVDDVLTTGATLDEAARALRAAGLQPICAVTLAATPRHLGASEVTVST encoded by the coding sequence ATGCGCACGGATCACTGGCTGCGGCTCGCACGCGAGGCGCTCGCGTTCCTGCTGGCCGCGACGTGCCCTGGCTGCGACCACCCTGGCACGCTGCTGTGCGCCGAATGTCGGATGCTGTTCGCGCCGAGACCGCAGCGTCTGACGACCCCACAGGGGCTTCCCGTCCATGCGGCGCTCGTCTACGAGGGCGTGGTGGCGCGCAGCATCCGACGTCTCAAGGAGGACGGCGCGACGATGCTCGCCCGACCGCTGGGCGCCGCCATGGAGGACATCCTCGACGAGGTGGCGTCAGGGGCTGTCATCGTGCCGGTGCCGACGAGCAGGGCGGCATTCCGGCGCCGAGGTTACCGCGTGCCGGAGCTGCTCGTGCGCCGGGCCGCGCAGCGCTCACAGCGGATGCTGGTCGCGGCACGCCGCACCGGCGACCAGCGCGGTCTCGGCCGCGACGCGCGTGCACGCAACGTCGCAGGCAGCATGCGCGCTCGGCGCACACTCCCACGGGATGCCAGAGTCGTGATCGTCGATGATGTGCTCACGACCGGTGCGACGCTGGACGAGGCTGCGCGGGCGCTGCGCGCGGCCGGGCTGCAGCCGATCTGCGCCGTCACGCTCGCAGCCACTCCGCGTCATCTCGGCGCCTCCGAAGTCACTGTGAGTACCTGA
- a CDS encoding LpqB family beta-propeller domain-containing protein has translation MKLRAGIRVLALAAAALLLAGCTGLPTSGPPQAGLPIGGDIELPDFTPIARDPEPGAGPEAIVAGFLEASMTPANNWEIARKFLTEDFSHDWDPDVGVAIDSSVLDRDFDPSVDADDEKATRAEVKVQLDQIAGVSAEGEYSAGVGTAKATYRLARDPGGEWRISEAKDGITLDIDTFSKVYEKFSLKYFDKTWTHLVPDVRWFPRGTAMATTVARALVSGVPSDWLAPAVQTAFPADVSLVGDAVPIDPAQVASVSLTRTALSTSSTVLARMRTQLEASLAGAGVAEVQFVVDGSPLPADTVAIEPVIVDPGVLVYDGATFGTASAGEITPVPGLTQQIAKISTPIRSIDMSLDARLAAVQLTDGHVWAVSDGAGDQVDGRAGLITPSLDPFGYIWSVPSGEPAQIKAWTPAVVGHQIADAWPEADAISHVRVSADGARVAAIVTSGGQHLLVVAAIIRDDEGLPTALGQETPEIAVLDGPARGLSWVGSDSVAVLSADPDPTLTTYVIGGPWSASPAPTDATALAGARTSTGLRVLSADGAVYAQRGSSWQKAVDDVVVLGTRAGY, from the coding sequence ATGAAGCTGCGTGCGGGCATCCGCGTTCTCGCCCTCGCCGCGGCAGCGCTGCTGCTGGCGGGATGCACAGGCCTGCCCACCTCTGGCCCGCCGCAGGCGGGCCTGCCCATCGGCGGCGACATCGAGCTGCCTGACTTCACCCCGATCGCCAGGGACCCAGAACCCGGCGCCGGACCCGAGGCGATCGTCGCCGGTTTCCTGGAAGCATCGATGACACCGGCGAACAACTGGGAGATCGCGCGCAAGTTCCTCACCGAGGACTTCTCGCACGACTGGGATCCGGATGTCGGAGTCGCGATCGACTCCTCGGTGCTGGATCGCGATTTCGACCCCAGCGTCGACGCGGATGACGAGAAGGCCACTCGGGCCGAGGTGAAGGTGCAGCTCGACCAGATCGCCGGTGTGAGTGCCGAGGGGGAGTACAGCGCCGGCGTCGGCACCGCCAAGGCGACGTACCGGCTTGCGCGCGATCCCGGCGGAGAGTGGCGCATCTCGGAGGCGAAGGATGGCATCACCCTCGACATCGACACGTTCAGCAAGGTCTACGAGAAGTTCTCGCTGAAGTACTTCGACAAGACCTGGACGCACCTGGTTCCCGATGTGCGCTGGTTCCCTCGAGGCACCGCGATGGCCACCACGGTCGCCAGGGCGCTGGTCTCCGGTGTGCCGAGCGACTGGCTCGCGCCTGCGGTGCAGACGGCCTTCCCGGCAGATGTCTCGCTGGTCGGCGACGCGGTGCCGATCGATCCAGCCCAGGTGGCTTCGGTCTCACTCACTCGCACGGCGCTGTCCACCTCATCCACTGTGTTGGCGCGAATGCGCACGCAGCTGGAGGCGAGCCTGGCCGGCGCCGGTGTCGCCGAGGTGCAATTCGTCGTGGACGGCTCGCCGCTGCCCGCAGACACCGTGGCGATCGAGCCGGTGATCGTCGATCCGGGCGTGCTCGTGTACGACGGCGCGACCTTCGGCACGGCGTCGGCCGGCGAGATCACGCCGGTGCCTGGCCTCACGCAGCAGATCGCGAAGATCTCCACACCCATCAGGTCGATCGACATGTCCCTGGATGCGCGGCTCGCCGCCGTGCAGTTGACCGACGGGCATGTCTGGGCGGTGAGCGACGGTGCCGGCGATCAGGTGGACGGCAGAGCGGGACTGATCACTCCGTCGCTGGATCCGTTCGGGTACATCTGGTCGGTGCCGTCCGGCGAACCGGCCCAGATCAAGGCGTGGACGCCGGCTGTCGTCGGACACCAGATCGCGGATGCGTGGCCGGAGGCCGACGCGATCAGCCATGTGCGCGTGTCGGCCGATGGCGCACGGGTCGCCGCGATCGTCACGTCCGGCGGTCAGCACCTGCTGGTCGTGGCCGCGATCATCCGCGACGACGAAGGTCTGCCGACAGCTCTCGGCCAGGAGACTCCCGAGATCGCGGTGCTCGACGGCCCTGCCCGCGGCCTCTCATGGGTCGGCTCGGACTCCGTGGCTGTGCTGTCCGCCGACCCCGACCCGACCCTCACGACCTACGTGATCGGCGGGCCGTGGTCAGCGTCACCGGCGCCGACGGATGCCACCGCGCTCGCCGGCGCGCGCACCAGCACAGGGCTGCGCGTGCTGTCGGCCGACGGCGCAGTCTATGCGCAGCGCGGATCCTCGTGGCAGAAGGCCGTGGACGACGTGGTCGTGCTCGGCACGCGCGCCGGATACTGA
- the mtrA gene encoding MtrAB system response regulator MtrA, with product MTSRILVVDDDTALAEMIGIVLRTEGFDVTFCSDGARAVDEWRASRPDLVLLDLMLPGMDGIEICSRIRAESGVPIIMLTARSDTADVVRGLEVGADDYIVKPFNPKELVARIRTRLRPVTEAASDVLRVGDLTIDVDAHEVRRGTAPIALTPLEFQLLVALASKPQQVFSREMLLEQVWGYHYKADTRLVNVHVQRLRAKVELDPDNPRIVMTVRGVGYRAGSIS from the coding sequence ATGACCTCTCGAATCCTCGTGGTCGATGACGACACGGCCCTGGCCGAGATGATCGGCATCGTGCTGCGCACAGAGGGGTTCGATGTGACCTTCTGCTCCGACGGTGCTCGAGCGGTCGACGAGTGGCGTGCCTCGCGCCCGGATCTCGTCCTGCTCGACCTGATGCTGCCTGGAATGGACGGCATCGAGATCTGCTCTCGCATCCGCGCCGAGTCCGGTGTGCCGATCATCATGCTCACCGCGCGCAGCGACACCGCCGACGTGGTGCGAGGACTCGAGGTCGGTGCTGACGACTACATCGTCAAGCCCTTCAACCCCAAGGAGCTCGTCGCCCGCATCCGCACACGCCTTCGGCCGGTCACCGAGGCCGCATCCGACGTGCTGCGCGTCGGCGACCTCACCATCGATGTCGATGCGCACGAAGTGCGCCGCGGCACGGCGCCCATCGCCCTGACCCCGCTGGAGTTCCAGCTGCTGGTCGCGCTGGCGTCGAAGCCTCAGCAGGTGTTCTCCCGCGAGATGCTGCTCGAGCAGGTGTGGGGCTATCACTACAAGGCCGACACCCGCCTGGTGAACGTGCACGTGCAGCGCCTGCGCGCCAAGGTCGAGCTCGACCCGGACAACCCCAGGATCGTCATGACGGTGCGCGGTGTGGGCTACCGGGCCGGGAGCATCAGCTAG
- the raiA gene encoding ribosome-associated translation inhibitor RaiA, giving the protein METSIVGVGVSISDRFRTVVEEKTARIQTLAPRAMRLEVKVTHRAYRNGRLPDETVELTLLGKGPVIRAEAIDPDKFAALDMALDKLAEQLRRAKEKRIDARNQGRGAHFEKGSGALAGIDVQPASADVLQAVATGAIPVQTDDEEDYSPVVIRTKNFDAEWMTVEEAVDRMELVGHDFFLFVDARSDHPSVVYRRKGWDYGVISLTTAAPPAEALAS; this is encoded by the coding sequence ATGGAAACGAGCATCGTCGGCGTCGGAGTGAGCATCTCCGATCGGTTCCGGACGGTTGTCGAGGAGAAGACGGCCCGTATCCAGACGCTCGCACCGCGAGCCATGCGACTGGAGGTCAAGGTCACTCACCGTGCCTATCGCAACGGGCGATTGCCCGACGAGACGGTCGAGCTCACGCTGCTCGGCAAGGGGCCGGTGATCAGGGCAGAGGCGATCGATCCCGACAAGTTCGCAGCCCTCGACATGGCTCTCGACAAGCTCGCCGAACAGCTGCGTCGAGCCAAGGAGAAGCGCATCGACGCCCGCAACCAGGGCCGCGGTGCGCACTTCGAGAAGGGCAGCGGAGCGCTGGCCGGAATCGACGTGCAGCCAGCATCCGCCGACGTGCTGCAGGCTGTCGCCACCGGGGCCATCCCCGTGCAGACCGACGACGAGGAGGACTACTCCCCGGTGGTCATCCGAACCAAGAACTTCGATGCGGAGTGGATGACGGTCGAAGAGGCCGTCGACCGCATGGAACTGGTCGGACACGACTTCTTCCTGTTCGTCGACGCCCGCAGCGACCACCCGAGCGTCGTGTACCGCCGCAAGGGCTGGGACTACGGCGTCATCTCGCTGACGACCGCGGCTCCGCCCGCTGAGGCGCTCGCGTCCTGA
- a CDS encoding DUF4350 domain-containing protein yields the protein MSTTAQGDSAMASEGVTAPPTAAPSTAAPSTASPRPRGRGGRVLGWILVIALVVVLALLSLRLMPTELDLGGALNPESPGPNGAGAIAELTRQQGVQIDVTRSHTSATAQLDPGATLVLTDPPALSDSAVMDLVHSADRVVLLSSSSRMLRLLDLGESTFAAGSVQAECDLPEFSRVGTVDAERMFVPGAGVTACFIDDEGHAAVLRGVDGDTTITLLDATKLLSNQHLAENGNAALGLALLAQTDDVVWYVPSFADSDLEDGEPASLGELTPNWVTPVILLLLLAGLAAIWWRGRRFGPLVTESLPVTVRASETMHGRARLTAKAADAAHAAAAIRTGTRTRLASRLALSPRASSQEVADAVSDRLRVPRGSLYELLDGATPQSDHDLIDLARSLAELETAVDAAVHTERNRP from the coding sequence ATGAGCACCACTGCGCAGGGGGACTCCGCGATGGCATCCGAGGGCGTCACAGCACCACCCACCGCCGCGCCGTCGACCGCCGCGCCGTCGACCGCATCGCCGCGTCCTCGCGGCCGAGGCGGCCGCGTGCTGGGCTGGATCCTCGTGATCGCACTGGTCGTCGTCCTCGCTCTGCTGTCGCTGCGACTGATGCCGACCGAGCTCGATCTGGGCGGCGCGCTCAATCCCGAGAGTCCAGGTCCCAACGGGGCGGGTGCGATCGCCGAGCTGACCAGGCAGCAGGGGGTGCAGATCGACGTGACGCGCAGCCACACATCAGCCACCGCACAGCTGGATCCCGGCGCCACACTCGTGCTCACCGACCCTCCTGCTCTGAGCGACTCGGCCGTCATGGATCTGGTTCACAGCGCGGATCGCGTCGTGCTGCTCAGCAGCAGCTCACGAATGCTGCGTCTGCTCGACCTGGGCGAGAGCACCTTCGCCGCGGGAAGCGTGCAGGCAGAGTGCGACCTGCCGGAGTTCTCGCGTGTCGGCACGGTGGATGCTGAGCGGATGTTCGTCCCCGGCGCCGGTGTCACCGCATGCTTCATCGACGACGAGGGGCACGCGGCGGTGCTGCGCGGTGTCGACGGCGACACGACCATCACCCTGCTCGACGCGACGAAGCTGCTGTCGAACCAGCATCTGGCCGAGAACGGCAATGCCGCGCTCGGGCTCGCGCTGCTCGCGCAGACCGATGACGTCGTCTGGTACGTGCCGTCCTTCGCCGACAGCGACCTCGAAGATGGCGAACCCGCCAGCCTCGGCGAACTGACTCCGAACTGGGTAACCCCGGTCATCCTGCTGCTGCTCCTTGCCGGGCTCGCCGCCATCTGGTGGCGGGGCCGTCGTTTCGGCCCGCTGGTGACCGAATCACTGCCGGTCACGGTGCGCGCGTCCGAGACCATGCACGGTCGGGCCCGACTCACGGCCAAAGCGGCGGATGCCGCTCACGCGGCCGCCGCGATCCGCACCGGCACGCGAACGCGACTCGCATCCCGACTCGCCCTGAGCCCGCGTGCGAGCTCCCAAGAGGTTGCGGACGCCGTTTCCGATCGCCTGCGCGTGCCGCGCGGCTCGCTGTACGAGCTGCTCGACGGTGCCACGCCGCAGAGCGATCACGACCTGATAGACCTCGCCCGCAGCCTCGCTGAACTAGAGACGGCCGTCGACGCCGCCGTCCACACCGAAAGGAACCGCCCGTGA